A stretch of Mesorhizobium sp. M2A.F.Ca.ET.046.03.2.1 DNA encodes these proteins:
- a CDS encoding DNA repair exonuclease: MFRFIHSSDLHIGKRFGNMPEDLRGRLREARHGAISRLAEQARVHGASTILLAGDTFDTETPTSAMLRQAMAEMSQSAPLRWILLPGNHDSLLADQLWSAADSVVPDNVLLATRPETLTIGADVALLPAPCTTRRPGRDLTEWMNSAATPQGAIRLGLAHGAIQNFSEDSAASDVIAPDRATKAGLDYLALGDWHGPVTINERSRYSGAPEPDRFKHDTPGQALVVSIAGPGAVPEIVAVETASFSWKTAPLHLLSGDDSAAAFEALLPPAHLRRQTLLRIAASGRVRLSGRTILQAAIAVAAPDFAYLELDGDGLATDCESGDLDRIDRSGALREAAQALLDESSDETRSAVERDISREALVRLFSYCEAMGS; encoded by the coding sequence ATGTTTCGATTCATCCACAGCTCCGATCTTCATATCGGCAAGCGGTTCGGCAACATGCCAGAGGATCTGCGCGGGCGGCTCCGTGAAGCGCGCCATGGCGCGATCAGCCGGCTGGCAGAGCAGGCACGCGTCCATGGTGCATCCACCATACTTCTGGCCGGCGATACGTTCGATACCGAAACGCCCACTTCAGCGATGTTGCGGCAGGCCATGGCCGAGATGAGCCAGAGCGCGCCTCTGCGCTGGATATTGCTGCCTGGCAACCATGATTCCCTGTTGGCTGATCAATTGTGGAGTGCAGCGGACAGCGTTGTGCCGGACAATGTCCTGCTGGCGACGCGGCCCGAAACCCTGACCATTGGCGCGGACGTGGCGCTGCTGCCTGCACCTTGCACCACCCGCAGACCCGGTCGCGACCTTACCGAGTGGATGAACAGCGCCGCGACGCCGCAAGGCGCCATCCGGCTCGGCCTTGCTCATGGCGCTATTCAGAACTTTTCCGAAGATTCAGCAGCGTCCGATGTCATTGCACCAGATCGCGCGACTAAGGCCGGCCTCGATTATCTGGCACTTGGCGACTGGCACGGACCCGTCACCATCAATGAGCGCAGCCGTTATAGCGGTGCGCCCGAACCTGACCGTTTCAAGCATGATACACCCGGTCAGGCCCTTGTCGTTTCCATTGCCGGGCCTGGCGCCGTGCCCGAGATCGTGGCCGTTGAAACAGCTAGCTTTTCCTGGAAAACCGCTCCCCTGCATCTGCTGTCTGGCGACGACAGCGCCGCGGCATTTGAAGCGTTGCTTCCACCGGCTCATCTGCGGCGTCAGACTTTGCTGCGAATTGCCGCGTCTGGCCGGGTGCGGTTAAGTGGGCGAACGATCCTTCAAGCGGCGATCGCGGTAGCCGCGCCCGACTTCGCCTATCTGGAACTGGACGGGGACGGGCTCGCGACCGACTGCGAAAGTGGCGATTTGGATCGGATCGACCGCTCTGGTGCCCTTCGCGAGGCAGCGCAGGCACTGTTGGATGAAAGCAGCGACGAAACCCGGTCGGCTGTCGAACGCGACATATCGCGAGAAGCACTGGTTCGGTTGTTCAGCTATTGCGAGGCGATGGGATCATGA
- a CDS encoding DUF3320 domain-containing protein: METSSETGDAAGISAAPVIEVVADIAASFTYASFQNAIPVIRSIALNNPTQQGFEKCTLELTSNPPFLRAKSWTIDRIVAGDRLPLSDRKIDLDAGYLAGLNEAERGEITLRLTSGGAVLAEQRVAVRLLARDEWGGVVDMAQLLAAFVMPNDPAIAGLLRSAAELLAAHGHPSSLDGYQSGNPQRAFMLAAAIYSAIAGLSLHYAEPPASFESRGQKIRRPSIITAEKLATCLDTSLLFASALEATGLHPVVLMFQGHAAVGVWMTQRTLANAIEPDAMEVRKALASRELIVFETTGVTHRPAMTLEAAQHAIEQRLDETQVATFVAAIDIRRSRSGGITPLASHEPTRRSVDAEAATEIALPLPAAPAVVALPVEIVEVKPTTAAGRIDRWQKKLLDLTLRNRLLNFPDSKKTIPFLCTDVGYLEDRLMAGASIRLISLPEQNPLGERDAVLYREVHGRDLQRGFAAEALLRDELPSTLDGRQLESRLIDLYRQVRNDFAEGGANTLFLAVGFLRWKKKAEDERSYRAPLLLVPVKIERRSATSHFTLRFHEDEPRFNATLLQFLERDFELKLPQFSGELPEDESGVDVPRLLGLMRQAVRDVPGMEVVDETALSTFSFAKFLMWKDLVERTDALRENRVVRHLIDTPEIAFEGNGASFRDERELDRHYAPSDMVLLLPADSSQTAASLAAAEGRDFVIIGPPGTGKSQTIANMIANCLSVGKTVLFVAEKTAALDVVYRRLREHGLGAHCLELHSSKADRRNFLTQLRISWESGVRVDAAEWIAINERLRVRRDELNAYVEALHRHHVNGLTPYLALGIALKNKRQHAPRLSWPSRDSHDEANRLALEHIAAETGLAFQSVEMRSVLRLIDVTEWTSGWQDNLLEGAKTLKNASEVLATALDAFLVSIGLRAKGDASKAELEALRKLAAALQDSAGYDVSIVFDRDFAQLRGALATLNEAIGDYRKSRKDLSARYDEAAVARIRVEDIEQQWQQAASAFWPNSQLGKRKVQKLLQGYVTEGVADPQHDLLLLRLMQDRRATVEANILSGKPIGFAALDTDTHRIDQILSMAERLRQTLRLPGLGTEDFKALLQATAPSLRSGAADSTMRYGAARFLAASAAFEAAKTQFAIPAGKTPSWAEHDNPLTELTTAMGDLLDARHLLRDWTSWCGIRRRAVSHNLGALVDDIEAGLVRPAEAQSAFRLAYVRWWLPATLDADPVLRNFRRFQHEHAIEDFREIDDLVRAQASLRVISAIAHGLPAVQGVPRNSELGLLRHQMELQRPSRSIREMIGAMPTSFAKLAPCMLMSPLSIAQYLPPDQALFDVVIFDEASQITTWDAVGAIARAHQTIIVGDPKQLPPTNFFGRNEEDEEVVEHEKDLESILDEAKAAGIPVRDLRWHYRSRNESLIAFSNHHYYQNRLITFPSPTVEDRAVQLRKITTGIYDRGKSRTNRIEAQAVTDEAVSRMRRWLALPEKDRPTLGVITFNAQQQSLILDLFDKARQTEPELEWFFADERIEPAIVKNLENVQGDERDIILFSITFSQDNAGKRSMDFGALNRDGGERRLNVAVTRARQELIVFSGFAADQIDPNRTKAIGVQHLKAFLDFAERGAVALPAQERGSVGALESPFEEAVAAELEKRGWTIVPQVGISGFRVDIGIRHPDLAGAYLAGVECDGATYHSSATARDRDKVREQVLRGLGWNIVRVWSTDWWFDLEGCTERLHASLAALLEESRRKQAEQQESEAAIHWDMGHKVDPMDPLPAEDLASAGEPEHPSIKSEPELVAAPLATGERPSASAGILPAAAHSTHDTVPTGGRYRLTDLTGFSTSPDQFYDFVYRGTLRSMVDAVIEQEGPLRDDVLAQRIARAHGWLRTGNKIRERIDLHLREFDRTEESSGSFLWKRGTVVDLLDYRMPFDADARRSIADIPIAELAAVVVANEDILEQSDPALDLARLLGVERLAAISRSRLDEAIDRAQRNLAST, from the coding sequence ATGGAAACGAGTTCGGAGACTGGCGATGCTGCCGGTATATCAGCCGCGCCCGTAATAGAAGTCGTGGCGGACATCGCCGCCAGCTTTACATATGCGTCCTTCCAAAATGCTATTCCGGTGATCCGGTCTATCGCGCTCAACAACCCGACCCAGCAGGGTTTCGAAAAATGCACTCTCGAGCTGACATCGAACCCCCCTTTTTTGCGCGCCAAAAGCTGGACAATTGATCGGATCGTTGCTGGCGACCGGCTTCCCTTAAGCGATCGAAAAATCGATCTCGACGCCGGCTATCTGGCCGGTCTCAACGAGGCTGAGCGCGGGGAGATAACGTTGCGCCTAACCTCAGGAGGCGCAGTGCTGGCCGAGCAGCGCGTTGCGGTGCGCCTGCTTGCCCGCGACGAATGGGGTGGCGTCGTCGATATGGCGCAATTGCTCGCCGCATTCGTCATGCCGAACGACCCGGCGATCGCAGGACTGCTGCGTTCCGCAGCGGAGCTGCTCGCAGCGCATGGTCATCCTTCCAGCCTCGATGGCTATCAAAGCGGCAATCCGCAACGCGCATTCATGCTGGCGGCCGCAATTTATTCGGCCATTGCTGGCCTATCGCTGCATTATGCAGAGCCACCTGCGAGCTTCGAAAGCCGCGGCCAAAAAATTCGACGTCCCTCAATTATTACGGCAGAAAAGCTGGCAACCTGTCTCGATACCAGTCTGTTATTCGCGTCCGCCCTGGAGGCGACGGGCTTGCATCCCGTCGTTTTGATGTTTCAGGGACACGCGGCCGTCGGCGTCTGGATGACACAAAGGACGCTCGCCAACGCCATTGAACCCGATGCCATGGAGGTCCGCAAGGCGCTGGCATCGCGCGAACTCATCGTGTTTGAGACGACAGGCGTGACGCATCGGCCGGCGATGACGTTGGAGGCTGCCCAACACGCAATCGAACAGCGGCTCGACGAAACGCAGGTAGCCACCTTTGTCGCAGCCATCGATATACGCCGCTCGCGCAGCGGCGGCATCACACCGCTTGCTTCGCACGAACCGACGCGCCGCAGCGTGGATGCAGAGGCGGCAACCGAAATCGCGTTGCCGTTGCCAGCCGCACCGGCCGTGGTAGCCCTGCCGGTCGAGATCGTCGAGGTAAAGCCGACGACAGCGGCCGGACGGATCGACCGCTGGCAGAAAAAGCTCCTCGATTTGACACTGCGGAACCGCCTGCTCAATTTTCCGGACTCCAAGAAGACAATTCCGTTTCTTTGTACTGACGTCGGCTACCTCGAGGACCGTCTGATGGCAGGCGCTTCGATCCGGCTGATTTCGCTCCCCGAACAGAATCCACTGGGCGAGCGGGATGCTGTCCTCTATCGCGAGGTGCACGGACGTGACCTCCAGCGTGGCTTTGCCGCGGAAGCGCTTCTGCGCGACGAGCTCCCGTCGACGCTCGATGGGCGTCAATTGGAATCCCGGCTGATCGATCTTTACCGGCAAGTGCGCAACGATTTTGCCGAGGGCGGCGCGAATACGCTCTTCCTGGCGGTCGGCTTCCTGCGCTGGAAGAAGAAGGCCGAGGACGAGCGCAGCTATCGCGCGCCATTGCTGCTCGTACCGGTCAAAATCGAGCGCCGCAGCGCAACATCGCATTTTACCTTGCGCTTCCATGAAGATGAACCGCGATTCAACGCAACCTTGTTGCAGTTTCTCGAACGCGACTTCGAGCTCAAACTGCCACAGTTTTCCGGTGAGCTGCCCGAGGACGAAAGCGGCGTTGATGTGCCGAGGCTGCTCGGTCTTATGCGCCAGGCAGTGCGCGACGTCCCCGGCATGGAGGTGGTGGACGAGACGGCGCTGTCGACCTTTTCCTTCGCCAAGTTTCTCATGTGGAAGGATCTGGTCGAGCGTACCGATGCGCTGCGCGAAAACCGTGTCGTGCGCCATCTGATCGACACGCCGGAGATAGCTTTCGAGGGCAATGGCGCATCATTCCGCGACGAGCGCGAACTCGACCGGCACTATGCCCCGTCCGACATGGTTTTGCTGCTGCCGGCCGACTCCTCACAGACCGCCGCAAGTCTTGCCGCCGCTGAGGGTCGCGATTTTGTCATCATCGGTCCTCCCGGCACTGGCAAGAGCCAGACCATTGCCAACATGATTGCCAACTGTCTTTCAGTTGGCAAAACCGTGCTGTTTGTGGCCGAGAAGACGGCGGCGCTCGATGTGGTGTATCGCCGCCTGCGCGAACATGGCCTGGGCGCGCATTGTCTCGAACTCCATTCCAGCAAGGCGGACCGACGCAACTTTCTCACCCAGCTCAGGATCAGCTGGGAAAGCGGCGTGCGCGTGGACGCAGCGGAGTGGATTGCGATCAACGAGCGGCTTCGCGTCCGTCGCGACGAACTGAATGCCTATGTCGAAGCGCTGCATCGGCACCATGTCAATGGTCTGACGCCTTATCTGGCGCTCGGCATCGCTCTCAAGAACAAGCGGCAGCACGCTCCGAGATTGTCCTGGCCATCGCGCGATTCCCATGACGAGGCAAACCGGCTGGCGCTGGAGCATATTGCCGCCGAAACAGGTCTCGCATTTCAGTCGGTGGAGATGCGGTCGGTCTTGCGTCTTATAGATGTCACCGAGTGGACGTCAGGCTGGCAGGACAATTTGCTCGAAGGGGCAAAGACCCTCAAGAATGCGTCCGAGGTTCTAGCGACCGCACTCGACGCCTTCCTGGTGAGCATCGGCCTGCGCGCCAAAGGCGACGCGTCAAAAGCGGAGCTCGAAGCGCTGCGAAAACTAGCAGCGGCACTCCAGGACAGTGCCGGCTATGACGTCAGCATTGTCTTTGATCGAGATTTCGCCCAGTTGCGGGGAGCCCTCGCCACTCTCAATGAGGCAATCGGAGACTATCGCAAGTCTCGCAAGGACCTGTCGGCCCGCTATGACGAGGCTGCCGTTGCGCGCATACGGGTGGAGGACATAGAGCAGCAATGGCAGCAGGCCGCTTCTGCATTCTGGCCAAACAGTCAGTTGGGCAAACGCAAAGTCCAGAAGCTGCTTCAAGGCTATGTCACAGAGGGGGTAGCCGATCCTCAGCACGACTTGCTGCTGTTGCGCCTGATGCAGGACCGCCGGGCCACTGTCGAAGCCAACATCCTATCTGGGAAGCCGATCGGATTTGCCGCACTTGATACCGACACCCACCGTATCGATCAGATACTCTCGATGGCCGAAAGGCTTCGACAGACGCTACGCCTGCCCGGCCTCGGCACGGAGGATTTCAAAGCGCTCCTGCAAGCAACCGCCCCGAGCCTGCGAAGCGGTGCAGCAGATAGCACGATGCGCTATGGGGCAGCCCGCTTCCTTGCGGCTTCTGCAGCATTCGAGGCTGCCAAGACCCAATTTGCGATCCCTGCTGGAAAGACGCCTTCTTGGGCAGAACATGATAACCCGCTGACCGAATTGACGACTGCGATGGGAGACTTGCTCGACGCCCGTCATCTTCTCCGGGACTGGACTTCGTGGTGCGGCATTCGTCGCAGGGCTGTCAGTCACAATCTGGGAGCGTTGGTCGACGATATCGAGGCGGGTCTAGTGCGACCAGCTGAAGCTCAATCCGCGTTCCGCCTGGCCTATGTACGCTGGTGGCTGCCGGCCACGCTGGATGCCGATCCGGTGCTGCGGAATTTCCGTCGCTTCCAGCACGAGCACGCCATCGAAGATTTCCGGGAAATCGACGATCTTGTCCGCGCTCAAGCAAGCCTTCGCGTCATCAGTGCCATCGCTCATGGTTTGCCGGCTGTGCAAGGCGTCCCGCGCAATTCCGAGTTGGGCCTGTTGCGCCATCAGATGGAATTGCAGCGGCCCAGCCGGTCAATCCGCGAGATGATTGGCGCGATGCCGACGAGCTTTGCCAAGCTCGCGCCGTGCATGCTGATGTCCCCTCTTTCAATCGCTCAATATCTACCGCCCGACCAAGCCCTGTTCGACGTGGTGATTTTCGACGAAGCATCGCAGATCACCACCTGGGACGCCGTCGGTGCCATCGCGCGAGCCCATCAAACCATAATCGTAGGCGATCCCAAGCAGTTGCCGCCCACCAATTTCTTTGGCCGCAACGAGGAGGACGAGGAAGTCGTCGAACACGAAAAGGATCTTGAGAGCATTCTCGACGAAGCCAAAGCGGCCGGCATCCCGGTACGTGACCTGCGCTGGCATTATCGTAGCCGCAATGAGTCGCTGATCGCCTTTTCCAACCATCACTACTATCAGAACCGGCTCATCACATTCCCTTCGCCAACGGTGGAAGATCGGGCAGTTCAGCTGCGAAAAATCACGACCGGCATCTATGACCGTGGCAAAAGCCGCACCAATCGAATCGAAGCCCAAGCGGTAACCGACGAGGCGGTCAGCAGGATGCGGCGTTGGCTGGCCCTACCGGAAAAGGACCGACCCACGCTCGGAGTCATCACTTTCAACGCGCAACAGCAGTCGCTCATCCTCGACCTTTTCGACAAGGCACGCCAGACAGAGCCGGAGCTTGAATGGTTCTTTGCCGACGAGCGTATTGAGCCCGCCATCGTCAAGAATCTGGAAAATGTCCAAGGGGACGAGCGTGACATAATCCTGTTTTCGATCACCTTTTCGCAAGATAATGCCGGCAAGCGCAGCATGGATTTCGGCGCGCTGAATCGGGACGGCGGCGAACGCCGGCTGAATGTCGCGGTGACGCGTGCGCGGCAGGAACTGATCGTATTTTCAGGTTTTGCCGCCGACCAGATCGACCCCAACCGAACCAAAGCGATCGGCGTACAGCATCTCAAAGCCTTTCTCGATTTTGCCGAACGCGGCGCTGTGGCATTGCCAGCGCAGGAACGCGGATCGGTCGGAGCCCTGGAATCCCCTTTCGAGGAGGCCGTCGCTGCCGAGCTTGAGAAGCGCGGATGGACCATCGTTCCTCAAGTCGGCATTTCGGGCTTTCGAGTGGATATAGGGATCCGGCATCCCGATCTCGCCGGCGCCTATCTGGCTGGGGTCGAATGCGACGGCGCGACCTATCACAGTTCTGCCACGGCGCGAGATCGAGACAAGGTCCGCGAGCAGGTCCTGCGCGGCCTCGGGTGGAACATTGTCCGGGTATGGTCAACCGATTGGTGGTTTGATCTCGAAGGTTGCACCGAGAGGCTTCATGCCAGCCTGGCCGCGCTGCTCGAGGAAAGCCGTCGCAAACAGGCTGAACAACAGGAAAGTGAAGCCGCGATCCATTGGGACATGGGACATAAGGTCGACCCCATGGACCCATTGCCAGCCGAAGACCTAGCATCGGCCGGCGAACCGGAACATCCGTCGATAAAATCAGAGCCAGAACTTGTCGCCGCTCCCCTCGCGACGGGAGAGCGCCCATCGGCATCTGCAGGAATTTTGCCTGCGGCCGCGCATTCGACGCATGATACCGTACCGACGGGCGGCCGTTATCGCCTGACTGATCTAACCGGATTTTCCACCAGCCCGGATCAGTTTTATGACTTCGTCTACCGAGGCACGCTGCGGTCCATGGTCGACGCGGTGATCGAGCAGGAAGGACCTCTGCGAGATGACGTCCTTGCGCAGCGCATCGCACGGGCGCATGGCTGGCTCAGAACGGGCAACAAGATTCGGGAGCGGATCGACCTGCATCTGCGCGAGTTCGATAGAACTGAAGAATCCAGCGGCAGCTTCCTATGGAAGAGAGGGACGGTGGTCGACCTGCTTGATTATCGCATGCCGTTCGATGCCGATGCCCGCCGGTCCATTGCCGACATTCCAATCGCCGAGCTGGCCGCTGTCGTCGTTGCGAACGAGGACATTCTGGAACAGTCCGACCCCGCTCTCGACCTTGCACGTCTGCTCGGTGTCGAGCGACTTGCGGCGATTTCACGCTCCCGGCTGGATGAAGCCATCGATCGCGCCCAGCGCAACCTGGCATCGACATAG